Proteins encoded in a region of the Cydia pomonella isolate Wapato2018A chromosome 3, ilCydPomo1, whole genome shotgun sequence genome:
- the LOC133515760 gene encoding uncharacterized protein LOC133515760 yields the protein MTQYNTTHAILDYMCRGNYKISVTLLMAKSLLPCNTTVHLSNCHSLRATASEMSETAGDNSKPRVVVLGGCGFIGRNLVDYLISNDLVSGLRAVDKTPPQLAFLNPSHTKIFEDPRVEYKSANLINPTSCAAALDPGDAPWAIVFNCAGETRMGQTEAVYAEGICTLSSNVAKQCDQQGVRLVEISSGTMYSTEKPHKEDGPVDPWTTEGRMKNRVEQELKSMDTLNYTIIRPAIVYGIGDRRSLTPRLLLGAIYKHLNETMKLLWTADLKMNTVHVSDVCRAMWALGNKPEANKQVYNIVDEANSTQGSLAELVSDIFKINHDYYGTAISTLAKSDIASVAEQANDKHLSAWADICRQHALAHTPLEPGAGAELLLNKHLCLDGSKYRAMQAPEVPKPTAEKLSQVLEDYASMNLFPKELLL from the exons atgacacaatataatacaaCGCATGCAATTTTGGATTATATGTGTAGAGGCAATTATAAAATCTCTGTTACCTTGTTAATGGCAAAATCTCTATTACCTTGCAACACTACCGTTCATTTGTCAAACTGTCATTCACTTCGTGCAACCGCTAGCGAAATGTCTGAAACTGCCGGTGATAATTCAAAACCACGAGTTGTTGTATTAGGAG GCTGCGGCTTCATCGGTCGGAATCTGGTGGACTATTTGATATCGAATGATTTGGTGAGCGGTCTGCGCGCTGTGGACAAGACGCCGCCGCAGCTAGCGTTTTTAAATCCCTCTCATACGAAGATTTTCGAGGACCCCCGCGTTGAATACAAAAGTGCCAACTTAATTAACCCaa CATCATGCGCCGCAGCATTAGACCCCGGCGATGCGCCCTGGGCCATAGTGTTCAACTGCGCAGGCGAAACGCGCATGGGCCAAACCGAGGCGGTGTACGCCGAGGGCATATGCACGCTCAGCAGCAACGTGGCCAAGCAGTGCGACCAGCAGGGCGTCAGGCTGGTCGAGATCTCTAGTGGCACCATGTACAGCACTGAGAAG CCGCACAAAGAAGACGGTCCGGTGGATCCGTGGACGACGGAAGGCCGCATGAAGAACAGGGTGGAACAAGAACTGAAAAGCATGGACACGCTCAATTATACCATCATTCGGCCCGCTATAGTGTATGGAATTGGAGACAGGAGGAGTTTAA CACCTCGCCTCCTCCTAGGCGCCATCTACAAACACCTAAACGAAACCATGAAACTCCTCTGGACAGCTGATCTCAAGATGAATACCGTCCATGTATCCGACGTCTGCCGGGCCATGTGGGCTTTAGGCAATAAGCCAGAGGCCAATAAGCAAGTGTATAATATCGTGGATGAGGCTAATAGTACGCAGGGAAGCTTGGCTGAGCTGGTTTCTGATATATTCAAGATTAATCATGACTATTATGGGACTGCTATCTCAACTTTAGCAAAG AGCGACATAGCCTCCGTGGCCGAACAGGCCAACGACAAGCACCTGAGCGCGTGGGCCGACATCTGTCGCCAGCACGCTCTCGCTCACACTCCTCTCGagcccggcgccggcgccgagcTGCTGCTGAACAAGCATCTGTGCCTCGACGGGAGCAAGTACAGGGCCATGCAGGCTCCGGAGGTCCCTAAGCCTACCGCTGAGAAGCTATCCCAG GTGCTAGAAGACTATGCTTCCATGAATCTCTTCCCCAAGGAACTTCTACTATGA
- the LOC133515758 gene encoding putative transporter svop-1 produces the protein MDNTRVSSRKCGFDAALELTGFGKYNIAMLSSCCLLILAMYLDIFGFSVILPAAACDLALSTNQQGLLSAVPLIGVMVSSYAWGLCADTRGRRWTLLLAMPIGAVLNLAASMAPGYQSLAGLKFLSAGFTSSANAAAFVLVGETTPARHRSRFMFLMASATMLVQFIICVFAIPVFNLTFRYPISWLSLDYRPWRLLMQIISVPGIIGCLGMLVLLESPKFLLSKAREQEAVEVLRSMHAWNEAGKKFDVDVVYMEESLQVEASSFLRRMWDQTGPLFKPPLFKNNLKLYYILLCAYMTSTGYTMWVPTMTNAYFNGDDSSGQAFCTVASKAASSSSSESTDCDNVIQSLTLYAVMCYSGASGTLNVLLSFVVGPLGKKKTTLLVFVISAVAGVTLLFVKIPLLSIALFYIFLYVALILGNVNTYLVELNPTYLRGMATCLSVVIARGFGFFSVQLIAQLLADHCTPMISGYVVLVASGLVVAFFLPADEAKKNNKIIESPIEEDKTKF, from the exons ATGGATAACACTAGAGTTTCTAGTCGAAAATGTGGTTTTGATGCGGCGCTAGAATTAACAG GTTTCGGGAAGTACAACATAGCAATGCTGagctcctgttgcctcttaatcCTGGCCATGTACCTGGACATCTTCGGATTCTCGGTGATCCTGCCTGCGGCAGCGTGTGACCTGGCGCTCTCTACTAATCAACAGGGCCTGCTTTCTGCTGTTCCTCTCATAG GTGTAATGGTGTCTTCATACGCATGGGGCCTGTGCGCGGACACTCGCGGCCGCCGCTGGACTCTGCTGCTGGCGATGCCCATTGGAGCAGTTCTCAATCTGGCTGCGAGTATGGCTCCAGGTTACCAAAGTCTGGCGGGTTTGAAGTTCCTCTCCGCTGGATT TACATCATCAGCAAATGCAGCAGCCTTCGTGCTGGTTGGTGAGACTACGCCCGCCAGACATCGGAGTCGCTTCATGTTCCTCATGGCCAGTGCGACCATGCTAGTGCAGTTCATCATTTGTG TATTCGCCATCCCAGTCTTCAACCTCACCTTCCGCTACCCTATCTCCTGGTTGTCCCTGGACTACCGGCCCTGGCGGCTGCTGATGCAGATCATCAGCGTCCCTGGCATCATCGGCTGCCTGGGCATGCTGGTGCTGCTGGAGAGCCCCAAGTTCTTGCTTAGCAAGGCCCGGGAGCAGGAGGCAGTGGAGGTGCTGAGGAGCATGCATGCGTGGAATGAGGCTGGGAAGAAGTTTGAT GTGGACGTGGTGTACATGGAAGAGTCCCTGCAAGTTGAAGCCTCCTCATTTCTCCGTCGGATGTGGGACCAGACGGGGCCGCTGTTCAAGCCACCGCTGTTCAAGAACAACTTGAAGCTGTACTATATTCTACTGTGCGCTTATATGAC ATCCACGGGCTACACGATGTGGGTACCAACAATGACAAACGCATACTTCAACGGTGACGACAGCTCTGGACAAGCCTTCTGCACTGTGGCGAGTAAGGCCGCTTCATCTTCCAGCTCC GAATCAACAGACTGCGATAATGTAATTCAATCTCTCACTCTCTACGCCGTGATGTGTTACTCCGGAGCATCAGGAACTCTCAATGTCCTGCTCTCCTTCGTGGTTGGCCCGCTTGGAAAGAAGAAAACGACACTATTAGTCTTTGTAATCTCTGCAGTAGCAGGAGTCACCCTGCTGTTTGtgaaaattccacttttaagcATTGCCTTgttctatatatttttgtatgtggcACTGATATTGGGCAATGTTAATACTTACTTGGTGGAGTTGAATCCTACTTACTTAAG AGGTATGGCAACCTGTTTATCTGTAGTAATAGCACGTGGGTTCGGCTTCTTCAGTGTGCAGCTCATCGCCCAGCTACTAGCAGACCACTGTACTCCTATGATAAGTGGTTACGTAGTGCTGGTTGcaa GTGGTCTAGTCGTAGCATTTTTCCTCCCAGCTGATGAGGCAAAGaagaataacaaaataatagaaAGTCCAATAGAAGAAgataaaaccaaattttag